One region of Ammospiza caudacuta isolate bAmmCau1 chromosome 22, bAmmCau1.pri, whole genome shotgun sequence genomic DNA includes:
- the UBXN10 gene encoding UBX domain-containing protein 10 translates to MATAAFQDSAPAQLRSPLGTATLLWASTITMHVSRPKSAKGQRPSLSHRQGTEGCPCPVPGSPLAPSPRELVRSRRAPLTKAAFPPAQVSPGKIPKLLQQVPLKTPSSSSLNRYRVLPSIGRKGAGSSAVEALAERTNRLEVSEGQEDAPKATKAFSGGQGCASTLSGSGIPTEESSRVLCAPEQWGGQGRQESPWVLPAGLEEPQVLLAVRSPSGQRFEHHFKPSDSLQTVLAVAGQKLLANYQHCSVETMEVPRRSFSDLTKSLQECRILPKSVLCIRQHKQHDAAADL, encoded by the coding sequence ATGGCCACAGCGGCTTTCCAGGACTCAGCACCAGCTCAGCTCCGCTcccctctgggcacagccactcTGCTGTGGGCCAGCACCATCACCATGCACGTCTCCAGGCCCAAATCTGCCAAGGGACAGAGGCCAAGCTTGAGCCACCGTCAGGGCACAGAAGGCTGTCCATGCCCTGTGCCAGGTTCCCCGCTGGCACCTTCTCCTCGGGAATTAGTAAGGAGCCGGAGAGCGCCGCTCACAAAAGCGGCGttcccacctgcccaggtgtctcCTGGGAAGATCCcaaagctcctgcagcaggtgccTTTGAAgactccctcctcctcctccctgaaCAGGTACCGGGTGCTGCCCTCCATCGGCCGGAAGGGGGCGGGGAGCAGCGCCGTGGAAGCCTTGGCTGAACGGACCAACCGGCTGGAAGTGAGCGAGGGCCAGGAGGATGCTCCAAAAGCCACCAAGGCTTTTTCTGGAGGACAGGGATGTGCCAGCACACTGTCAGGAAGCGGCATTCCCACCGAGGAGAGCTCCCGTGTCCTCTGTGCCCCTGAGcagtggggagggcaggggaggcaggagagcccCTGGGTGCTCCCTGCAGGCCTGGAAGAGCCGCAGGTGCTGCTCGCTGTCCGCTCTCCCTCTGGGCAGAGGTTTGAGCACCACTTCAAGCCCTCTGACAGCCTCCAGACCGTCCTTGCTGTGGCAGGACAGAAACTGTTGGCCAACTACCAACACTGCAGCGTTGAAACCATGGAGGTGCCCCGGAGGAGCTTCTCTGACCTTACCAAGTCCCTCCAGGAGTGCAGGATCCTGCCCAAGTCCGTGCTGTGCATCCGACAGCACAAGCAGCACGATGCAGCAGCAGATCTTTAG